GTGCATCTGCTGGTGCAGGCAGCACTGGCCGGTAGCGCCCTGATATTGCTGACGGCGCCCTGGTTGCCCTGGGAAGCGCGTTTGCTGGAGCTGGCGCGCTGGACGCTGGGGCTAAGCCTGGGGCTGGATTTGCTGGTAACCCTGCTGGGCGAGTTTGGGATGCCCCATGCTTCGGAGGTGGCGGCTCGGGCTGCGCATCGGATCACGCATGGTCCTTACCGGCACCATTTCTGGACCGGCAGCCTGTTGCTGGGGCATCTGGTGCCACTGGCGCTGCTGGCCTTCGGTGGACTCTGGGGGGAGGCTGCCGCCGGCCTGCTGGCCCTCGTGGGGCTCTACCTTTATGAGTACGCTTTTGTAATGGCTCCCCAGGAAATTCCCAATAGCTGAAGCGATGGCTACGACAACCCTGACTCAGCCCAGGTCGCTGCTGGAGCGTCTGCTGCTTCGATTGCAGCAAGCCACAGGCGCTGCAACCGAAACATCGGTTGCCTCCGAGAGGGCGTCGCAAACGTCTACCGAGGCAACGTCCTGGGGACCGCCTCGTTTTGCCGAAACCGACCGGACGCCCGAACCGGTGCAACTGCAAACGGTCGTGCATCCAGACGGCCGCATCAGTCAGTATCCGCCGCCTGACAAATGGGAAGACTGGGTCGAATGGGATGGACAGGCCTGGCCGCGGCGGGTGGCGCGTCGCTACACGCTGGTGCCGACCGTCTGCTTCAACTGCGAGAGCGCCTGTGGACTGCTGGCTTACGTGGATCGGGAGACGCTGGAAATCCGCAAGTTCGAGGGTAACCCGGTGCACCCCGGCAGTCGGGGACGAAACTGTGCCAAAGGGCCGGCCACCATCAACCAGATTTACGACCCGGAGCGCATTCTCTATCCGCTCAAGCGCGTGGGCAAGCGCGGCGAAGGCAAATGGAAACGAATTTCCTGGGAAGAAGCGCTCAATGAGATCGCCGAGAAGATGCGGGAGAGCCGGCTGCGGCGGCGGGATGGGATCATGTACCACGTCGGTCGGCCCGGCGAAGATGGCTATACGAACCGGGTCATTCAGGCCTGGGGCGTGGACGGCCACAACAGCCACACCAACATCTGCTCCTCCAGCGCGCGGCTTGGCTATACGCTCTGGAGCGGTATCGACCGGCCCAGCCCAGACCATGCGCACGCGCGGGTCATCCTGCTGCTGTCCAGCCATCTGGAGACCGGCCACTACTTCAATCCTCATGCCCAGCGGATCATTGAGGGCAAGGAGCGAGGGGCGAAGCTGATTGTGCTAGACCCGCGGCTCTCCAACACGGCTTCTAAGGCCGACATCTGGCTGCCGACCTGGCCGGGCAGTGAGGCCTACGTGCTGCTGGCCTGGGCAAACTATCTGATTCAACAGGATCGCTATGCGAAGGACTTCGTGCGGCGGTGGGTCAACTGGGAAGATACGCTCCAGGCGGTGGCCGAGGGCCAGTTGCCCATTGAGGATGCCGGGCTGCGGGAAGCTATTCGGCAGGCAGCGCCCCGCTTTTCGTTCGAACTCTTTGATCGGCTCCTGAAGCACCTGTACGCTCCCTTCACCCTGGAGCGGGCTGCTCGCGAGGCTCAGGTGCCGGTTGAGCGGCTTCGTGAAGCGGCCGAATACATTGCAGACTGCCAGGGGCGGCTGGCTACCCATAACTGGCGCAGCGCCTCGATAGGCAACCTGGGGGGCTGGCAGATCACGCGCGCGCTGTTCTTCCTGAATGTGCTAACCGGCTCGGTGGGCACAAAAGGTGGAACTGGCCTGAACGCCTGGCACAAGTTTGTCCCGCGTCCCTTTGACGTACCGCCTCCGGGAAATACCTGGAACGACCTGTTGCTGCCGCAGGAATGGCCGCTTGCCTTCTTTGAGATGAGTTTTCTGCTGCCCCACATGCTGCTGGAAGGGCGCGGCACCATCGACGTGTACTTTACGCGCGTGTACAATCCCCTCTGGATCAACCCGGACGGCTTCGTCTGGCTGCAGGCGCTGCTGGACGAGGAAAAAATCCGTTGCCATGTCGCCCTGACACCTACCTGGAATGAGACCGCCTGGTTTGCCGACTACGTGCTGCCCATGGGGCATGCGGGCGAGCGGCACGACCTGATGAGCCAGGAAACCCATGCCGGGCAATGGATTGCCTTCCGCCAGCCTGTTCGGCGCGTGGCAATGGAACGGCTGGGGCATTCGGTGCGCTACACCTACGAAGCCAACCCCGGCGAGGTGTGGGAAGAAAACGAATTCTGGATCGAACTTTCGGCGCGCATGGATCCAGACGGCAGTCTGGGCATCCGGAAGCACTTCGAGAGTCCCTATCGCCCGGGCGAAATTATTACGGTAGAGGAATACTATCGCTGGATCTTTGAAAACCAGGTGCCCGGTCTGCCCGAAGCAGCGGCGAAAGAAGGACTGACGCCGCTGGAATACATGCGCAAGTATGGCTGCTTTGAAGTAAAGCGGGACGTGTACCAGCCCTATGAGCGCGAGGTAGGACCTGAAGACCCCGGCGTCGAGGTTGATGGCGTGCGACGCGCTGGCTTCCCGACTCCCAGCCGTAAGCTGGAGTTCTTCAGCCGCACGCTCTATGAGTGGGGCTGGAAAGAACCGCGCTTTACAATCCCCTGGCCGCTGAAGAGCCACGTCCATCCTGACCAGATCGACCGCTCCCGTGGCGAGATGCTGCTGCTGCCTAACTGGCGGCTGCCTACGCTGATTCATACCCGCAGCGCCAACGCAAAATGGCTGTATGAGCTGAGCCACAAGAATCCCATCTGGATGCATCCTGAAGATGCGGCTCGCATTGGCGTGCGCACGGGCGACCTGGTACGGGTGGAGACGGAAATTGGCTACTTTGTGAACACGGTCTGGGTGACAGAGGGCATCAAGCCCGGCGTCATTGCCATGAGCCACCACCTGGGGCGGTGGCGGTTGAAGCCTGATCTGGGCGTCAATCGCCAGGCGTCTGCCTGGGTAGCACTGGAGGAGACCGGTCCCGGCCAGTACCGGCTGCGCCGGAAAGCCGGAGCGACGCCCTTTGAAAGCTGGGATCCCGACACGCGTCGCATCTGGTGGCAGGAAGTGGGCGTGCATCAGAACCTGACCCATGCGGTGCATCCCGATCCTGTCAGCGGCGCGCACTGCTGGCTTCAGAAAGCCGTGCGCGTAACGCGGGCGCAACCGGGCGATCAGCAGGGAGATGTCTGGGTAGACACCCGACGCTCCATGGAGCTGTACCGCCGCTGGGTAGCGCTCACGCGGCCGGCTGCGCGTTACAGCCCGGACGGCACGCGGCGTCCTTACTGGCTGAAGCGCCCGCTTAAACCCACCCGCGAAGCTTATCGGCTGCCAGATGCGGTCTTTACGCCGGCGGAACCCTATCCATCGCTCGAAGAGGCAGCGTCCCTCATTTCTGAGGATTTCCTGATAGGGCCCCGGCCGACCGATCCCGGGCGGCTCAACGCGGAAACCGACTCATGACCACCTTCGACCCGCAGTTGCTGGCCCAGCTCTATCACCGGCTGGGCCAGCTCCTTCTGGATGGACGGGCGTCCACGATCCGGCAGCTAACGGGCCAGTTGCCGGAGCTGGTCGAGGGCCTTTCAGAAACCGATCCGGAAGCGCTGGCGGCGGCCCACTATCACGTCCTGGGGCGCGAAGTGCCGCCCTACGCCAGCCTGTTCTGCGAGGTGGATCGACGCATCGGCGGGCAGACAACCGAACACTACCAGCGCCTGTATCGGGCGGCCGGATTTACGCTGGATCCTCGCCAGGAACCAGCCGACCATCTTGGACAGATCCTGCATTTCCTGGGCTTCTGTCTGGAGCAGGAACGCCCGGAACGTCAGGAAGCAGCCCGCCAGCTTCTGCACGGCGAAGGACTGGCATGGCTACCGGTTTTTGCATTTGCGGTGGCGCGTCAGCAGATTCCTTTTATGGATCGGGTAGTGGGGTTGGTTACCGAACTGATCCAGGCCCATCAGACCCTCCTATCTCCCCCTGCGCGAAGAGCGTCGTTGCCATGGCCTGATCCGGCTGTGCCCGGGCCTGAAGCAGGTCTGGCTCAGTTGGCTGCGTATCTGACCACGCCGGTTCGGTGTGGGTGCTATCTGAGTTTGGCCGATCTGCAACAGATAGGACGCCAGGTAGGCCTTCCGGTGGGCGTTGGCCCGCGCGTGCAGGTGCTGGAAACGTTGCTCCATACGGCTGCTCTGCATGGCCGGGCTCGTGCGTTGCTGGAAGCCCTGCTAGCCCTGGTCGAAGCGTGGCGGCAATACCTGGCAACCTGTGCGGACAAAGTAGGTGTCTGGCGTGAACGCCTGGAAGCTACCCGAAGACTTTTGCAGGCTGCCTGGGAGACGCTGGACTGAACGGGCTTTGGTTGCGTGAAGAACCTGGCAGTTAACTGCAAAGCGTACTACCTGGCCTTCCCCGTTGAATATAAAGGGCCCCGGCTTGAATTCTGGTTGCAGGTGTCCGACAGGACGTGTCTGCCTGGAGACCGGAGATAACGTTGCCCTCTAGCAAAGCGGACCGGCACATACCGTCCAGAGGGCGGTGGCCGTGGGAGTAGAGGCTGGAAAGGCAGTGCTGATTGACGCAGGTTTTCGGATCGGTGTTGCAGGGACGTCTGGCAGATAGATGGGATAACGTTGTGCTTTCGGGCCGTTTTGATGGCATGCGCCTGCCTGTTTCCTCCTGGCGAGAGCGGATGATCGGCGTGCTGACGCTCTTTACGTCGGGCGGTACGCTGATCTGCTGCGCGTTGCCGGCTGCGCTGGCGGCGCTGGCCGGTGGAGCCGCCGTGGCCTCGCTGGTATCGGCGTTTCCCTGGCTGATTCCTCTTTCGCAGCAAAAAGACTGGATCTTTCTGGGAGCCGGCGGACTGCTGCTGCTCAACGGGCTGCTGGTGTTTCGTCCGCAGAGCCGGCTGGCCTGTCGGATAGCCGGCGGCACCGGGTGCCAGGTGGCCGGACGCTTTACCCGCCTGACGTTCTGGGTAGCGCTGGGGATGTACAGCATCGGGGCCTTCTTTGCCTATGCGTTGACCCCCCTACTGCGCTGGCTGGAAAGCTGACGGTGACCAGGATGAAGCGCCTTCTGCCACAGATCATGGGTGGTCTGCTGGGATGGATGCTGGCCGGGTTCGGTCTGGACGGTCTGGCGCAGCCGCTTCCTCCTTTTCGCCATGAGCCTATTTTCGGACTGGGACCCCGAACGATCTGGCAGGGCGGCTGGGGGATTGAAGTCGGGGTGGACCGAAATCGGACGGTGCGGGCCGACCAGTGGCGGCTGGAATATGAAGTGCTCTACGGGCTGACCGTCAACTGGGCGACCACGCTTGTTCTGGAACAACCTGTTGATGGAGCGCCCGTGGATGTCTCGGTGCGCACCAAGTATCGGTTCTTCCGTCGGGATGTGCGCGGCGGGGTCTACCATGCCGCAGTACTGGGTGGGTTGGTGCTGGCAGAAGGTGCAGGCGCGCCAGAGGCTGTCCTGCTGGGACTTTCGGCCGCCTATGAAGGGCGGCGCTGGCTGCTATTCCTGACCGGACGGCAGCGGTTGGGCCAGCGGCCCGTGACGCGCTACGACGTGGCGCTGGGCGTGCGCCCCGTCCGAACCGGTTACTACCAACCCGACCTGGTGGTGATGGCCGAGGTGAACGGCCAGCTCTTTCGAGATCCCGTAGACCATCGCATGCTGGCCGCCGTCGGTCTGTGGCTGACCTACCGGAACTGGGCCTTTAAACCGGGAATCCAGTGGCCGCTATATCGCAGCCGAGGCGTAGAACCGCTCCGGTCCCGATGGGTCGGATCCATCGAAGTTCATTTTTAGCCCGATAACCAGATCGGAAAGAACGATGCGACTGCGTTTCCGCGTTGCTTCTGGCCTGTTAGTGCTATGGATGGGCGTAGGATTCTTACCAGCGCAGGGGCAGACCCGGGTGCCGGTGCCGGACGCCATCCTGTACGTCAAAGGCCTGGCCTGTCCGTACTGCGCCTATGGGCTGGAAAAGAAGCTGAAGCAACTTTCTATGGTTCGAGAAATTGAGGTGCAGATGGACGAAGGCCGGGTGCTGGTGGCCTTTCGGAAAGGACAGCGTCCCGACCCTGCTGCGTTTGAGGCCCTGGTTGCCCGCGTAGTGAAAGAAGCCGGATTCACCTTGGAGAAGGTGGAATATCCAGCCCGGCAGAACCTTTCTCGAAGGAAAGGCGGATCATGAAGCAGAGGCAAGCGTAAGGCAGGGAAAATCGCTTTTCTTCATCACCCATTCACGGAGGAGCCATGATGGTACGAATGCTTTCGCTTGCGGCCTTGCTGATGTGGCTGGGCGGGGTTGCCTATGCCCAGGAGAAGGAGACTGCTGCGCCGGACACCCTGAAGGCCGATGCAGTGATCTACATGAAAGGATTGACCTGTGAGATGTGCGCCCGCAGCGTATCGGTGGCGCTGCAGCGGGTCGAGGGAGTGGCCGACGTGCAGGTTTTTCTGGAGAAGCCGCAGCGGGCCTTGCTTACGCTGAAGGAAGACGCGCAGGTGAGCGAAAAGGCGCTGCGCACGGCCGTTGAAAAAGCCGGGTTTGAAGTCGAAGGAGTGCGCCTTCGCGGAAAGAAAAAGAAAGGCTCGTCTTAAGCATGCCGCGGGGGCTGACCCGGGGCGAGCTGGCCCGACGGGCGGGCGTTCGTCCCTCCACAATCCGCTACTACGAGGCCCAGGGATTGTTGCCCGCGCCGGCCCGGACATCGCGCGGCTACCGCATCTATACGGAGGAATATGTCGCGCGCCTGCGGTTTATTCGGCGGGCCCAGGCCCTGGGTTTTTCGCTGCGTACCATTCGGGAGCTCCTTGAGGTGGCGGCTGCAGGGAAAGAAACGGCAGCGATTGTCCGCCAGCAAGCCCTGCGGCACTTGCAAGAGGTGCGTCAGCGCCTTCAGGACTTGCAGCGGCTTGAGCAGGTATTGTCGCAACTGGTGGCCGCCTGCTTGGCGCGCCAGGAGGAAGGGTGTCCGATTTTGGAGGCCTTGCGAGCTGACGCTCCGCTCCCTTATGCGTCGGACCTCTCCGAAGCGGAGGCCTCGGCGCCTGGTACTTCTTTAAGGTAGGTGTCGGCCTGGCCCCATTGCCGCAGGATATGCAGGACTGCCCGGTGCGGGCTGAGGAAGAAGTGGTCTGCTCCCAGTTGGTCCACCAGGTGGCTCCGGCGCATGGTTTCCAGGACGGGTTCCTTAACGCCGGCAAAGTAGAGGGTCACTCCCTGTTCCTGAAGGATGCGGGCCGTTTCTTTGAGGGTGGCTGCGGCTGTGGTGTCTAGGTCGTTAATCGAAGAAGCATCCAGAATGACGGCTCGGATGGAGGGATCGTCGCGCGTGCGGGAAAGCAGCAGATCCTGCAAAAAGTCGGCATTGGCAAACGAAAACGACGCATCGATGCGCAGCAGGAGCAGTCCGGGAATGGGACGCGCTTCGGGATGATGGCGCATATCCCGAAATGACCGCGTGCCGGGCAGGTGGCCCAGTTCAGCTACGTTAGGACGGCTGATGCGATACATGATGGCTATGACCGAGGCCGCGATGCCGCTGAGCACGCCCTCCTGCACGCCCAGCAGCAAGGTGATGGCAAAGGTGAGCAGGGCGATGGCTCCGTCGGTGCGTTTGATGCGCCAGAGCGCGTGCAACCCGCGCAAATCCAGCAGGCCTACCGCGGCCACGATGATAATCGCCGCCAGGGCAGGTACGGGGAGGTAATAAAACCAGGGCGTGAAGAAAAGCAGCGTCAGGGCAACCACGCTGGCTGCAATGACATTGCTCAGCGGCGTGCGCGCTCCGGCCTGGGCATTCACGGCCGTTCGGGAGAAGCTACCAGAGACGGGCAGGCTCTGAAAAAAGCTGCCGGCCAGATTGGCGGCGCCCAGCGCGAAGAGTTCCCGGTTGGGACGAATGCTGTAGCGGTAGCGGGCAGCAAACGCTTTGCCCAGCGTGATGACGCTCATGAACTGCACCAGGGCCAGCGTCAGTGCCGTGGGAAAAAGCGATCCGAGCGCGGAAAAGTTGATTTCGGGCAGTGACCAGGTGGGCAGACCCCGGGGAATTTCACCAACGATGGCGACGCCTGTCTGCTCCAGCCGAAACAGCCACACCAGCAGCGTGGTCAGCAGCACCACAACCAGGGCGGCCGGCACGCGGGGCGCGTAGCGTTGCAGTCCAATCAACACCAGAATAGCGCCCAGGCCCAGCAGCAGGGTTGGCCAGTGGATGGCAGACAGATGGGTCAGCGCCTCCCAGAGTAGCCGATGTGGAGGAGCGCCGCGGGACAGAGACAGGCCCAGCAAGCTACCGAGCTGGCTGAAGGCAATGATGAGTGCAGCCGCCGACATGAAACCCGTCAGCACGGGACGGGAAAGCAGGTTGACCAGAAAGCCCAGGCGTGCCATGCCCATGATGAGCTGTAAGGCACCCACCAGGGCCGTCAGCAGAAGTACCAGCGCAAGATAGCGGGGCGATCCCGGCGAGGCCAGCGGAGTCAGACCGGCTGCCACAATAAGCATATCAATGGCAATAATGCCAGCGGCCAGATGGCGCGAAGTGCCCAGCAGGGCATACACCACCAGCGGGACCAGCGAAGCATACAGTCCATAGACAGGCGGAACCCCGGCCAGCAGCGCGTAGGCCATGCTCTGCGGAATGAGCATAATGCCGACGGTCAGACCGGCTGTCAGATCACCGCGAAAATAGGCTGCCTGGTAGTTGCGCAGCCAGGTTGCCGCCGGAACGAGCCGTTGCAGCCACGAACTATAAGCAACCGAGCGAAGCGAACGCGGCATCATCCTGTCTCATGGAAGTCCGGCCGGGCCTTACTGCCCGTTAAGGTAACAAAGATAATAACATGTGATAACAATTGCACGACAAAAACATTTCTGGCGTTTGAACCTGCGCGTCACGGTTCCGTTGCACAGTGATGAGGAAAAATGGCGACGGCTACTCGGGGCGGAGCCATGTTGGTGCTTTTTCGACGCGCGCAGGATCCGATAGCAGACGACATTGAGGAGCAACTGCGGGAGCTGGTGCTGGCGCATCGCGTGGTTCGGGTAGACAAGGCCGGGCGCCTGCCAGATGGGACCCTGCCAACGGCCTGGCCAGTGCTGGTCGAAGGTCGTAGCGCGCGTTATGAGGGGGCGAAAGCTATTCGGGCCTTTCTGGAGGAGCTGGCGCATGAGGTGCGGCTTAACCGGCAGTTTCAGGCGGACGCCTGCTATCTGGATCCTGACGACCCCTCCTGCTGTCTTTAATCCATGCGCTGCTGCCAGACCAGGCGTACCGTAGCGGCTGGACCCTGGTGGCCGGGGCCTTCGTGCAGCACTGGCGTTGCGTTTTCCAGCAGATGGAAGCCTTCGGGCGCGAAGTGCTGGCGGAGCTCGTCGGCGGTTACCATCCAGGTCGGGTCGGGCGGGCCACCACTGGGGTAGCCTTCGATGCGCTGCTCGGGCCGGAACCACTCAGCGATCAGGTACCCTTTGGGGCGCAGTATGCGGTGGACCAGAGCGTAGAGGATCGGGCGCGCCTCAGGCGGTAGATGCAGAAAGGTGATTACCACAGCATCCCAGGTGCGGTCAGGCTGCCAGCGAGTAACGTCGGCCTGGACCGTATCGACCGTTACACCCGCCTGCGTTGCCAGCTGGCGGGTTTTTTCCAGCCCGATCTCGGCGTAGTCGAGTGCTGTTACGCAAAAGCCCTGTCGGGCCAGCCAGACGGCATTCCGTCCCTCACCGGCGCCCAGCTCGATCACTTCGGCGCCGGGGCGGAGGTAGCGGGGGATGGTTTCCGCTATAAAAGCGTTGGGCGCGGTGCCATAGAAGAAGTCGGGGCTGGCAAATCGCTGGTTCCAGCGTTCAGGGTGCATCGTCGCACAGCGTGTTGAGGGGAATGCGGGACCACAGTACCCGGCCGGTCTGGAGCGCCGTCTGGGCCAGAGGTTGGCCGTTCCGAATTTCGTCGAGGGTGTAGGGAAAAAGGTCTAGGTCTACCGGAAACGTGGCAGGCAGATATGCGTCGATCCGCTTCAGGAAGGGTTGTTCGCTGGCGCGCAGCACAACGAGTAGATCCACGTCGCTGCCTATGCCGGCTTCGCCGCGTGCCCATGAACCAAAACAGACAACGGCCAGCACCTCTTCCCGTTGTCGGAGGGTTTCGGCCAGCGTCTGCAGGGCTGCTTCAACCTGAGGTCGGTCCAGTGAGAAGACCGTGACTGAACCGTAGGATCGCTTCTGCACAGCGGATGGCATGTTCGGCTTCCGGGCGGGTGAAAAATTCCGTGGGAGCCCCTTCGGCCAGTCCGTTGGGATGCCGGGTGGGAATGTAGAGCTTGTCCAGCGTTTTGGCGGCATTCAGGAGGGCTTCTTCGATAGAGAGCCCCTGGTCCTCGAGGGCCTGCAGCATGCGGGTTACGGAATGCCCCCAGGCTTGCTGTCCGCGTTGCTCAAAGACCGCCTTGAGGGCTTTTTCTGCCGCCTGCTGGGCGGCGAAGCAGGCCCATTCAAAATCTTCATCTGCAAGGGCATGGCGAGCGTGGCGCAGGTCGGCCTCGGCCTGTACCCACCAGTCACGGGCGCGTTGCATAAGACGGCGACATTTGCGGGCAACAGCTGATTTGGACCAGCCGTTGCCCGCAAACGTTCCGCCTCTATTCGACAGCGGCGCCGGCGCGGGCCAGGTCGTTGAAGCCGCCGATGTTGTAAAGCTTCCGGAAGCCCATGTCCCGGAGGATTTCGGCGGCGCGTTGACTCCGGCGGCCCGAGCGGCAGTAAAGATACACGGGCGCGTTGGGATCCAGGTTCAGCGCCTGGATGCGCTCCCGGAAGTCGGCAGCCAGTACGTTAACGTTCCGCGCGCCTTTCAGGTGACCTTGTGCGAATTCTTCGGGCGTGCGCACGTCGAGGATGACGGCCTCCGGGGTATACCGGGCCAGGAATTCCTCCGCCGATAGCCGCACAATGACGGCAGGGTTGGCCTGCTCCGTGGCCGGAGCGCTTTGCGTGGAAGCACGCTGCGGCGTGCAGGCCTGCAAGCCAGGAAGTAGCAGCAGCAACAGTAGGAGCAAACGCATAGGGCTTCTTCGGGGATTTTTAGCGTTCGATTTCGGCGCCAGCCTGAACCAGGGCTTTGAGGCTGCCGATATTGTACGCCTCAAGGCCGCGTTCGCGCAGCAACCGCGTGGCGTATTCGCTGCGGTTGCCGGAGCGGCAGTAGAGATAATAGGTACGGTCTGGGCGCAGGCGTGCAATTTTTTCCGGAAAGTCCGGGGCGCTGACGTCAAGGTTCCGCGCGCCTTTCAGGTGACCTTGTGCGAATTCTTCGGGCGTGCGCACGTCGATCACCACGTCTTCCGGGCGACGTCGGTGCAGGAAGACTTCCGGTCGCAGTTGATCCGGCCGGGTATGGCCGGGCGTTGGGCGCAGTCGTTCAAACAGTCGGGTCCACATGGTTGGTTTTCAACGGTTAGGGGTTATGGTTGGTGCGTTGCCACAGCGTGTCCGGCACAAAGACACTGTAGAGGCCCCGCAGGTCGCCGGGCTGAAAGTTGTAAGCGCGGTCATCCGGATAGCGCTGGACGATAAAGTCCGGGCGTTTTTCACGCGGGCCGTGGCAGGCCAGGCATTGCGGGCGCACGGTAATGCGGCGCAGGTAGCGCCAGCCGGGGGTGCCGTTCCAGGTGGCCCGTACCCAGAGGCTGTCGAGCGTAGGATCCGCTTCGAAGCGCGCGAAAAGCGCGGCAGCCTGGCTGTCTGGCCGGTGGGCTGGATTCCGGTATTTCACGGCCAGCTGTTGCACGACCCATCCGTGCTGCGCTGCCAGCCGGCGCGCCTGCTGCCCGACAGGCCGACAGACGCGGTTGAACGTCGCCTCGTTGATGGTTTCCTCGGCCGTGATGGTCTGGGCCAGGCTGGCCCGCAGCGCATCCAGCGCTCGAATGGCGTCTGCTACCTGCTGCCGGATCGGTTCAGGTGGCGCCTGCGGGGGCGTGCTCATGCGGCACGCGCTCAGCAGCAGGGCGGCTATCAGGACGACCGCGCGCATGATGCTATCCTCGGGTTGGATCAGGATGCAGTTGGCTCCGGTACATGCCGGTGAAGCCACTGGCGCACTGCCGGTTC
This DNA window, taken from Rhodothermus profundi, encodes the following:
- a CDS encoding nucleotidyltransferase domain-containing protein translates to MQKRSYGSVTVFSLDRPQVEAALQTLAETLRQREEVLAVVCFGSWARGEAGIGSDVDLLVVLRASEQPFLKRIDAYLPATFPVDLDLFPYTLDEIRNGQPLAQTALQTGRVLWSRIPLNTLCDDAP
- a CDS encoding TorD/DmsD family molecular chaperone → MTTFDPQLLAQLYHRLGQLLLDGRASTIRQLTGQLPELVEGLSETDPEALAAAHYHVLGREVPPYASLFCEVDRRIGGQTTEHYQRLYRAAGFTLDPRQEPADHLGQILHFLGFCLEQERPERQEAARQLLHGEGLAWLPVFAFAVARQQIPFMDRVVGLVTELIQAHQTLLSPPARRASLPWPDPAVPGPEAGLAQLAAYLTTPVRCGCYLSLADLQQIGRQVGLPVGVGPRVQVLETLLHTAALHGRARALLEALLALVEAWRQYLATCADKVGVWRERLEATRRLLQAAWETLD
- a CDS encoding heavy metal-responsive transcriptional regulator; translation: MPRGLTRGELARRAGVRPSTIRYYEAQGLLPAPARTSRGYRIYTEEYVARLRFIRRAQALGFSLRTIRELLEVAAAGKETAAIVRQQALRHLQEVRQRLQDLQRLEQVLSQLVAACLARQEEGCPILEALRADAPLPYASDLSEAEASAPGTSLR
- a CDS encoding rhodanese-like domain-containing protein; translated protein: MWTRLFERLRPTPGHTRPDQLRPEVFLHRRRPEDVVIDVRTPEEFAQGHLKGARNLDVSAPDFPEKIARLRPDRTYYLYCRSGNRSEYATRLLRERGLEAYNIGSLKALVQAGAEIER
- a CDS encoding heavy-metal-associated domain-containing protein; this translates as MMVRMLSLAALLMWLGGVAYAQEKETAAPDTLKADAVIYMKGLTCEMCARSVSVALQRVEGVADVQVFLEKPQRALLTLKEDAQVSEKALRTAVEKAGFEVEGVRLRGKKKKGSS
- a CDS encoding SAM-dependent methyltransferase — protein: MHPERWNQRFASPDFFYGTAPNAFIAETIPRYLRPGAEVIELGAGEGRNAVWLARQGFCVTALDYAEIGLEKTRQLATQAGVTVDTVQADVTRWQPDRTWDAVVITFLHLPPEARPILYALVHRILRPKGYLIAEWFRPEQRIEGYPSGGPPDPTWMVTADELRQHFAPEGFHLLENATPVLHEGPGHQGPAATVRLVWQQRMD
- a CDS encoding rhodanese-like domain-containing protein, translated to MRLLLLLLLLLPGLQACTPQRASTQSAPATEQANPAVIVRLSAEEFLARYTPEAVILDVRTPEEFAQGHLKGARNVNVLAADFRERIQALNLDPNAPVYLYCRSGRRSQRAAEILRDMGFRKLYNIGGFNDLARAGAAVE
- a CDS encoding heavy-metal-associated domain-containing protein, yielding MRLRFRVASGLLVLWMGVGFLPAQGQTRVPVPDAILYVKGLACPYCAYGLEKKLKQLSMVREIEVQMDEGRVLVAFRKGQRPDPAAFEALVARVVKEAGFTLEKVEYPARQNLSRRKGGS
- a CDS encoding molybdopterin-dependent oxidoreductase; translated protein: MATTTLTQPRSLLERLLLRLQQATGAATETSVASERASQTSTEATSWGPPRFAETDRTPEPVQLQTVVHPDGRISQYPPPDKWEDWVEWDGQAWPRRVARRYTLVPTVCFNCESACGLLAYVDRETLEIRKFEGNPVHPGSRGRNCAKGPATINQIYDPERILYPLKRVGKRGEGKWKRISWEEALNEIAEKMRESRLRRRDGIMYHVGRPGEDGYTNRVIQAWGVDGHNSHTNICSSSARLGYTLWSGIDRPSPDHAHARVILLLSSHLETGHYFNPHAQRIIEGKERGAKLIVLDPRLSNTASKADIWLPTWPGSEAYVLLAWANYLIQQDRYAKDFVRRWVNWEDTLQAVAEGQLPIEDAGLREAIRQAAPRFSFELFDRLLKHLYAPFTLERAAREAQVPVERLREAAEYIADCQGRLATHNWRSASIGNLGGWQITRALFFLNVLTGSVGTKGGTGLNAWHKFVPRPFDVPPPGNTWNDLLLPQEWPLAFFEMSFLLPHMLLEGRGTIDVYFTRVYNPLWINPDGFVWLQALLDEEKIRCHVALTPTWNETAWFADYVLPMGHAGERHDLMSQETHAGQWIAFRQPVRRVAMERLGHSVRYTYEANPGEVWEENEFWIELSARMDPDGSLGIRKHFESPYRPGEIITVEEYYRWIFENQVPGLPEAAAKEGLTPLEYMRKYGCFEVKRDVYQPYEREVGPEDPGVEVDGVRRAGFPTPSRKLEFFSRTLYEWGWKEPRFTIPWPLKSHVHPDQIDRSRGEMLLLPNWRLPTLIHTRSANAKWLYELSHKNPIWMHPEDAARIGVRTGDLVRVETEIGYFVNTVWVTEGIKPGVIAMSHHLGRWRLKPDLGVNRQASAWVALEETGPGQYRLRRKAGATPFESWDPDTRRIWWQEVGVHQNLTHAVHPDPVSGAHCWLQKAVRVTRAQPGDQQGDVWVDTRRSMELYRRWVALTRPAARYSPDGTRRPYWLKRPLKPTREAYRLPDAVFTPAEPYPSLEEAASLISEDFLIGPRPTDPGRLNAETDS
- a CDS encoding SulP family inorganic anion transporter — encoded protein: MMPRSLRSVAYSSWLQRLVPAATWLRNYQAAYFRGDLTAGLTVGIMLIPQSMAYALLAGVPPVYGLYASLVPLVVYALLGTSRHLAAGIIAIDMLIVAAGLTPLASPGSPRYLALVLLLTALVGALQLIMGMARLGFLVNLLSRPVLTGFMSAAALIIAFSQLGSLLGLSLSRGAPPHRLLWEALTHLSAIHWPTLLLGLGAILVLIGLQRYAPRVPAALVVVLLTTLLVWLFRLEQTGVAIVGEIPRGLPTWSLPEINFSALGSLFPTALTLALVQFMSVITLGKAFAARYRYSIRPNRELFALGAANLAGSFFQSLPVSGSFSRTAVNAQAGARTPLSNVIAASVVALTLLFFTPWFYYLPVPALAAIIIVAAVGLLDLRGLHALWRIKRTDGAIALLTFAITLLLGVQEGVLSGIAASVIAIMYRISRPNVAELGHLPGTRSFRDMRHHPEARPIPGLLLLRIDASFSFANADFLQDLLLSRTRDDPSIRAVILDASSINDLDTTAAATLKETARILQEQGVTLYFAGVKEPVLETMRRSHLVDQLGADHFFLSPHRAVLHILRQWGQADTYLKEVPGAEASASERSDA
- a CDS encoding HEPN domain-containing protein is translated as MQRARDWWVQAEADLRHARHALADEDFEWACFAAQQAAEKALKAVFEQRGQQAWGHSVTRMLQALEDQGLSIEEALLNAAKTLDKLYIPTRHPNGLAEGAPTEFFTRPEAEHAIRCAEAILRFSHGLLTGPTSG